The region CTAAAATGGGGTTTTTACCTCCAACATAAATACCTCCATCAACTTCTGTGCTATGATTATTGTAGCTTGGAAGATTGTTCTTCACAGTTGTAAATTTAGCAGTATTCCCAACAAAAATAATCTCTTGATCCTTTCTGACAACTAAGAAAGAATATTTCCCTTTAAGTTCTGCGTTAAGCGATTTAATATATTCTAAATCCTCTAATTCCCAAGGTGATTTCATTGCCTGGGTTTTAATTCTATTAAAAGCATCCCTTGTAACTCGATTTAATATCTGTATTGGATTCGTTATTACCTGCACGGTATTAAACTCTACGTCATAGGTTTTCTGAATCGAGTTTAACTGGTACTCAATGATTAGCTTACCAGTCATAACAGCTAAACATATGGGTAGAATAATAATGATTAAGAACGACATCTTTAGTCTGTTTTTTAGATCCACTTTCCTTCCTCCGTATCTATGTCTCATACTAAAAGGTTCTATATTTCTATGGAAAACAGTAACACCTCTTAAATGGAATGTGATAACTATTAAACATTTAATCCTACCGGTGTTAGTGTTTAAATGTTCCTAACTTTTTATTCTATCCTATCAAAAAATAACAAGTTTTACTATTTCCTCATTCCATTATAACATAACAAAGGCTAGCTTACACATAAACAATCTATAAAAACATCTATAAAAACTATAAAAAGAACTTCCCACGAAATGATATGCTTCTCCTTGTAGCAAACAGTTTTATTATTTAAACTGTCTATCACAAGGGGCGTCTATCACACGGGAAGTCCCTTTGCTTATAATTTTGCTTATAATTCTGTTAACTTTACTTATAATTTAATCTTATAATTTATTCCTATAAATATTTCTTTAGCTCTTCTGCCTTATCTGTTTGCTCCCAAGGAAGATTTAAGTCATTTCTACCAAAATGTCCATATGCAGCTGTTTGCTTATAGATTGGTCTTCTTAAATCAAGCATTTTAATGATACCAGCTGGACGAAGGTCAAAATGTTTACGAACAATTTCAGTTAACTCTTCATTGCTCTTCTTTCCTGTTCCAAAAGTATCGATCATAATGGAAGTAGGCTGAGCAACACCAATTGCATAGGATAACTGTATCTCGCACTTATCTGCAAGACCAGATGCAACAATATTCTTAGCAACATAACGAGCTGCATAAGAAGCAGAACGATCTACCTTTGTACAGTCCTTACCAGAGAATGCACCGCCGCCATGACGAGCATATCCACCGTAGGTGTCTACGATAATTTTTCTACCTGTTAAACCACTATCTCCATTTGGTCCACCAATAACGAAACGTCCCGTTGGATTAATAAAGAATTTTGTCTTCTCATCTACCATTTCTTTTGGAAGAACTGGTTCAAAAACATACTTCTTAATATCCTCATGAATTTGCTCCTGTGTCACATCTGGATCATGCTGAGTAGATAATACAACTGCATTTAAGTGAACTGGTTTACCTTCTTCATTATATTCCACTGTAACTTGTGATTTTCCATCCGGACGAAGGTAGCTAAGGGTACCATCTTTTCTTACTTTAGATAACTGTTTTGTTAATTTATGAGCCAATGAAATAGGATATGGCATAAGTTCTTCGGTCTCATTGGATGCATAACCAAACATCATACCTTGATCTCCAGCACCAATTGCTTCAATTGCTTCGTCTGTCATCTCATTTTGCTTTGCTTCTAACGCTTTGTCTACACCAAGAGCAATATCTTTTGACTGTTCGTCAAGTGCAACAATAACACCACATGTATCTGCGTCAAAGCCATACTTTGCACGATCATACCCGATTTCTTTTACGGTATCACGTACAATCTTTTGAATATCAACATAACCAGATGTTGTAATCTCACCCATTACAAGTACGAGTCCTGTAGTGATTGCTGTTTCACACGCAACACGGCTCATTGGATCTTGCTCTAATAAGGCATCTAATACTGCATCTGATATTTGATCACAGATTTTATCTGGATGGCCTTCTGTAACTGATTCTGATGTAAATAGTAATTTGTTTTGCATAAAAACTCCTTTCACCCTTCCATGTTCTGAAAGGCTTATGATATATTATTTGTGCCGATTTAGGTCCGAATACAACCGTCGTAGTATTTTCCTCTATCCACAAAAAAAGTCCGCATAAGCGGACTTGTTTATTAAAAACCAAATCCTCTCATTGTTCGATTGCTCGCTCAACTTAGCACCTTCCCATAGGGGGTTGCCGTGACTTCACTGAGTCTTTACTCTCCGTCACTCTGAATAAGAGAAATATCTATGAACTTATTGTATATTCGTACACTTAGTAGACAATAAAATTGATTGTCACTTGTGCATTAACTATATCGAAAAATCGCTTAACTGTCAAGAAAAATAATTTACCAAAGCTCTTTACATTTCTCATAGAATTATTTTCTTGTTGCAGTAAAACCGATATCCGCTAACTCTTCCACTGCTTGATTTAATGTTGCCTCATCACCGTCAATACTTACAGACTTACTGGATAAGTCAACTTCATGATTAATATTAAGTCCCGCAAGAAGATTATGAATACGATCTACGCAGTGGTTACAGCTCATTTCTTTAATATCAAATTTAGTCATAATGTACTCCTTTTCTGTGCACCTTTGCACGATACATAGTTTTGTGACCTATATGCCAAACAAAACATATTTGATTGAATATTCTTTGTTTTTATTTATTATCTCGTTATTTCATAATTTTCTGTATTGTTTTCAAAAGTTCCTCAATCACTTCATCGTTCCCTTGCCTGATATCCTCTACAACACAGGAGCGAATATGATTTCCTAACAATACCTTATTAAAACTATTTAACGCAGATTGGATAGCACTAACCTGAGTTAATATTTCAACACAATAATGCTCTTCCTCTACCATGCGTCGAACACCCCGAACTTGACCTTCAATACGATTAAGACGATGAATTAAATCTTTAAATTCCGCCTCATTTCGGTGTTTTAAATCATGGCATAAAGGCATTTCTTCTTTTTTCTCGGACATTTATGCCCTCCTTTTTACCTCAAGTCGTTTGTATCGTAAGCTTAATGCATTTGTAACTACACAAACAGAACTTAAAGACATTGCAAATCCTCCAAGCATTGGACTTAATAATATATCTGTAAATGGATACAGTAATCCTGCGGCAATTGGAATACCAATAATATTGTAAATAAAGGCCCAGAAAAGATTTTGTTTGATGTTACGGATTGTTAACTTACTTAAATGTACCGCACGGTAAACATCCATAAGATCAGAACGCATTAATACAAGATCTGCAGAATCAATTGCAATATCACTGCCGCTTCCGATAGCAACACCAACATCTGCCTGAATTAGTGCAGGAGCATCATTGATACCATCTCCTACCATCATAACCTTCTTGCCTTCAGATTGAAGCTTCTTAACAACTTCTGCCTTATCGCCTGGTAATACCTCCGCGATGATATGATCCACCATAGCCTTTTTTGCAATTGCTTCAGCAGTAACTTTGTGGTCTCCGGTTAGCATATATACTGTTAAACCTAATGATTTAAGCGCTTCCACTGCTTCTCTACTGGTGGACTTAATTGTATCTGCTACTCCGATAATTCCTTCCAGTTTGCCCTCTATCATTACATAGATTGGAGTTTGACCTTGCATTGCCATCTGTTCAGCTGCCATGTGAAATTCCTTAGACACAGCATCTTTCCCATAGCTTAGCATAAGCTTTTCATTACCTACAGCAATCTTTTTGCCACTCTCTGAAAGAATTGCTTCTACTCCAAGACCAGTCTTATTCTCAAACTGTTCTATTGCAGGTTCTTTTTCTTTCACACTACTATGATACTCCTCTACGATTGCACGTGCAAGAGGATGTTCACTTCCTGCCTCAACAGCAGCTGTAAAACTTAGTATTTGTTCTCTACTATAATTCTTTGTAAATATTTCAACAACCTTCGGTTTTCCCTCTGTAATTGTTCCTGTTTTATCTAATACCACGGTATCAATATGATGGGCAGTTTCTAGGGCTTCCCCACTCTTAATTAAGATACCATGACTTGCACCGAGGCCAGTTCCAACCATGATTGCAGTCGGTGTTGCAAGCCCTAGCGCACATGGACAAGCAATTACTAAAACAGATACAAATATTGTTAATACGAAAGCAATGTCATGACCAAGTAAAAACCAAATAACTGCAGCAACAACTGCAATAATCATTACGACAGGAACAAAATATCCTGCGACTTTATCCGCAATCTTGGAAATCGGTGCTTTCTTCCCTTGGGCATCTTCCATCAGTTTTACAATTTTAGCAAGTGTAGTATCTTCACCAACGCTTGTAACACGTACTAAAAGCATACCATTAAAGTTCTGGCTTCCACCAATCACCATATCTTCAACTTGCTTTTCCACAGGAATACTTTCACCAGTAAGCATGGATTCATCTACACTACTGCTTCCCTCGATAACAACACCATCAATAGGTACCTTACTGCCAGCCTTAATAATAACGATATCATTTTTTCTTAGTTCACTTACCGGAACTTCTCTTTCCACTCCATTTTCCACTAAAACGGCAGTATCCGGTGCTAACTCCATCATCTTACGAATCGCTTGTGTGGTCTTTCTCTTACTTCTGCTCTCTAAATACTTGCCAAGCATAACTAACGTAACAACAACTGCTGCGGATTCATAATATAAATTGTCAACAGCATTGGAATTATAAGGGATGCGAATTGTCATCACTACACTATAGATAAAAGCGGCTGATGTACCAACAGCAACTAAAGTATCCATATTCGGATTTCCTTTAAATAATGTATGGAATCCGTTCGTATAAAATTTACTTCC is a window of Lachnoclostridium phytofermentans ISDg DNA encoding:
- the metK gene encoding methionine adenosyltransferase, which translates into the protein MQNKLLFTSESVTEGHPDKICDQISDAVLDALLEQDPMSRVACETAITTGLVLVMGEITTSGYVDIQKIVRDTVKEIGYDRAKYGFDADTCGVIVALDEQSKDIALGVDKALEAKQNEMTDEAIEAIGAGDQGMMFGYASNETEELMPYPISLAHKLTKQLSKVRKDGTLSYLRPDGKSQVTVEYNEEGKPVHLNAVVLSTQHDPDVTQEQIHEDIKKYVFEPVLPKEMVDEKTKFFINPTGRFVIGGPNGDSGLTGRKIIVDTYGGYARHGGGAFSGKDCTKVDRSASYAARYVAKNIVASGLADKCEIQLSYAIGVAQPTSIMIDTFGTGKKSNEELTEIVRKHFDLRPAGIIKMLDLRRPIYKQTAAYGHFGRNDLNLPWEQTDKAEELKKYL
- a CDS encoding heavy-metal-associated domain-containing protein, producing the protein MTKFDIKEMSCNHCVDRIHNLLAGLNINHEVDLSSKSVSIDGDEATLNQAVEELADIGFTATRK
- a CDS encoding metal-sensing transcriptional repressor; translated protein: MSEKKEEMPLCHDLKHRNEAEFKDLIHRLNRIEGQVRGVRRMVEEEHYCVEILTQVSAIQSALNSFNKVLLGNHIRSCVVEDIRQGNDEVIEELLKTIQKIMK
- a CDS encoding heavy metal translocating P-type ATPase, coding for MKEIYNIEGMTCASCSSAVERVTGRLPGVSSSSVNLTTAKLTIEYEEDKVTPDLIMEKVKKAGFGISPYHKEKQIDEKAVRQKEEEETEKKFKASRTRLVIAIAFAIPLLYISMGHMVPWKMPLPAFLDMHHMPFNFAVAQLLLTIPVLICGSKFYTNGFHTLFKGNPNMDTLVAVGTSAAFIYSVVMTIRIPYNSNAVDNLYYESAAVVVTLVMLGKYLESRSKRKTTQAIRKMMELAPDTAVLVENGVEREVPVSELRKNDIVIIKAGSKVPIDGVVIEGSSSVDESMLTGESIPVEKQVEDMVIGGSQNFNGMLLVRVTSVGEDTTLAKIVKLMEDAQGKKAPISKIADKVAGYFVPVVMIIAVVAAVIWFLLGHDIAFVLTIFVSVLVIACPCALGLATPTAIMVGTGLGASHGILIKSGEALETAHHIDTVVLDKTGTITEGKPKVVEIFTKNYSREQILSFTAAVEAGSEHPLARAIVEEYHSSVKEKEPAIEQFENKTGLGVEAILSESGKKIAVGNEKLMLSYGKDAVSKEFHMAAEQMAMQGQTPIYVMIEGKLEGIIGVADTIKSTSREAVEALKSLGLTVYMLTGDHKVTAEAIAKKAMVDHIIAEVLPGDKAEVVKKLQSEGKKVMMVGDGINDAPALIQADVGVAIGSGSDIAIDSADLVLMRSDLMDVYRAVHLSKLTIRNIKQNLFWAFIYNIIGIPIAAGLLYPFTDILLSPMLGGFAMSLSSVCVVTNALSLRYKRLEVKRRA